The Siniperca chuatsi isolate FFG_IHB_CAS linkage group LG7, ASM2008510v1, whole genome shotgun sequence genome includes a window with the following:
- the apbb1 gene encoding amyloid-beta A4 precursor protein-binding family B member 1 isoform X2, giving the protein MGGHDDEDMSYVVNKQKQDEELKNKLNDSSHWCDQESTGNNAKWVKEGRNQLRKVAENQQDQDHNCNISQNGNKEDFPHQTTTQEEQQGNEDQTKSPKIAMTPGLSQEESKNILNEPLLIDTLEPTEEKDKEREEDGKEKENKSEEDEETSGDTRGVTDEQSNVESQREGSVVGRNACLLFSNMNGTPNDEEASWPALSQDNTAEGSPNGNRESFWDSSAFETDTDLPSGWMRVRDTSGTYYWHIPTGTTQWEPPSPLGKVDDSMMSSTMSLETTPCEEPEESWAQLSSTDEGAGEGELWKEEGEVASDQSLKEFEGATLRYASINLNYNYSQSEEEEKLAPLCTDLETKCFAVRSLGWVEMSEEDMAPGKSSVAVNNCIRQLSYHKHNLHDTAGIWGEGKDMLMVLENDTMNLIDPLGQTLLHAQPIGSIRVWGVGRDNGRDFAYVARDNLTQVLKCHVFRCDSPAKNIATSLHEMCSKIMMERKATKPGVSRLSSDPSNPVVIPVEEFPAPKNELFQHFHVYYLGCESVAKPVGMDVINDALEVAVNSKDKSEWTPVSVNVAPATLTILSKQNEEVLSECRVRFLSFMGVGKDVHTFAFIMAEGPRDFTCHMFWCEPNAASLSEAVQAACMLRYQKCLDARPPSLASCLPTPPADSVARRVKKGVQSLLGSFKSYRSGSQSP; this is encoded by the exons ATGGGTGGCCATGATGATGAAGACATGTCATATGTtgtgaataaacaaaaacaagatgaagaGCTAAAGAACAAGCTGAATGACAGCAGCCACTGGTGCGACCAGGAGTCCACTGGCAACAATGCCAAGTGGGTCAAAGAAGGCCGGAACCAGCTGCGGAAAGTAGCCGAGAACCAGCAGGACCAGGACCACAACTGCAATATCAGCCAGAATGGGAACAAAGAAGACTTCCCTCATCAGACCACCACTCAGGAAGAACAACAGGGAAACGAGGACCAGACCAAGTCTCCCAAAATAGCAATGACCCCTGGTCTCAGTCAGGAGGAGTCCAAGAACATCCTTAATGAGCCGTTACTCATCGACACTCTGGAGCCTACAgaagagaaagataaagagagagaagaagatggcaaagagaaggaaaacaaatcagaggaagatgaagagacaTCAGGTGATACCAGAGGAGTGACAGACGAACAGAGTAATGTGGAGTCTCAGAGAGAGGGCAGTGTTGTGGGGAGAAATGCCTGCCTCCTGTTCTCCAACATGAATGGGACACCAAATGATGAAGAGGCCAGCTGGCCTGCACTGTCTCAGGACAACACAGCTGAGGGCTCTCCAAATGGCAACAGAG AGTCCTTTTGGGATTCCAGTGCTTTtgagacagacacagacctGCCTTCAGGATGGATGAGGGTGCGAGATACATCAGGCACATACTACTGGCACATCCCCACAGGCACCACCCAGTGGGAGCCTCCTTCACCCCTGGGTAAAGTTGATGACTCCATGATGTCCTCGACTATGTCCCTGGAGACTACACCCTGTGAGGAGCCTGAG GAATCCTGGGCTCAGCTTTCCAGCACAGATGAAGGAGCTGGCGAAGGGGAACTATGGAAG gaggagggagaggttGCATCTGATCAAAGTCTGAAGGAGTTTGAGGGGGCAACTCTACGCTATGCATCCATCAACCTGAA TTACAATTACTCCCAGtctgaggaagaagaaaagcttGCCCCACTCTGCACAGATTTAGAAACTAAG TGTTTTGCAGTGCGTTCCCTGGGTTGGGTAGAGATGTCTGAGGAGGACATGGCACCCGGCAAGAGCAGTGTTGCTGTCAACAACTGCATCAGACAGCTCTCTTATCATAAACACAACCTTCATGACACTGCTGGTATCTGGGGAGAG GGTAAGGATATGCTGATGGTCCTGGAGAATGACACTATGAACTTGATCGACCCACTGGGCCAGACTCTGCTTCATGCTCAACCGATTGGCAGCATCCGTGTTTGGGGTGTTGGCAGAGACAACGGCAG GGATTTTGCTTATGTGGCCCGAGACAACCTGACCCAAGTTCTGAAGTGTCATGTTTTCCGCTGTGACTCACCTGCCAAGAACATAGCCACCAGCTTACATGAGATGTGTTCAAAG ATAATGATGGAGAGAAAGGCGACCAAGCCAGGAGTGAGCAGGCTCAGCTCTGACCCGAGTAACCCTGTGGTCATCCCGGTTGAAG AGTTTCCTGCTCCAAAAAATGAACTCTTCCAGCACTTCCATGTTTATTACCTTGGTTGTGAGTCTGTGGCTAAGCCAGTTG GTATGGATGTAATAAATGATGCGCTTGAGGTAGCAGTGAATAGTAAAGATAAAAGTGAATGGACTCCTGTCTCTGTGAATGTCGCACCAGCCACCCTCACAATACTTTCAAAACAg AATGAGGAGGTGCTGTCAGAGTGCAGGGTGCGTTTCCTGTCTTTCATGGGTGTGGGAAAGGACGTCCACACCTTTGCTTTCATCATGGCGGAGGGTCCCAGAGACTTCACCTGTCACATGTTTTGGTGTGAACCCAACGCTGCCAGTCTGAGTGAGGCTGTGCAGGCTGCCTGCATG ctTCGCTACCAGAAATGTTTGGATGCACGTCCGCCCAGCCTAGCCTCCTGCCTGCCCACTCCTCCTGCTGACTCTGTGGCTCGACGGGTCAAGAAGGGGGTGCAGAGTCTGCTGGGCAGCTTTAAGAGCTACAGGTCAGGCTCTCAGTCCCCTTGA
- the apbb1 gene encoding amyloid-beta A4 precursor protein-binding family B member 1 isoform X1 encodes MGGHDDEDMSYVVNKQKQDEELKNKLNDSSHWCDQESTGNNAKWVKEGRNQLRKVAENQQDQDHNCNISQNGNKEDFPHQTTTQEEQQGNEDQTKSPKIAMTPGLSQEESKNILNEPLLIDTLEPTEEKDKEREEDGKEKENKSEEDEETSGDTRGVTDEQSNVESQREGSVVGRNACLLFSNMNGTPNDEEASWPALSQDNTAEGSPNGNRESFWDSSAFETDTDLPSGWMRVRDTSGTYYWHIPTGTTQWEPPSPLGKVDDSMMSSTMSLETTPCEEPEESWAQLSSTDEGAGEGELWKEEGEVASDQSLKEFEGATLRYASINLNYNYSQSEEEEKLAPLCTDLETKCFAVRSLGWVEMSEEDMAPGKSSVAVNNCIRQLSYHKHNLHDTAGIWGEGKDMLMVLENDTMNLIDPLGQTLLHAQPIGSIRVWGVGRDNGRERDFAYVARDNLTQVLKCHVFRCDSPAKNIATSLHEMCSKIMMERKATKPGVSRLSSDPSNPVVIPVEEFPAPKNELFQHFHVYYLGCESVAKPVGMDVINDALEVAVNSKDKSEWTPVSVNVAPATLTILSKQNEEVLSECRVRFLSFMGVGKDVHTFAFIMAEGPRDFTCHMFWCEPNAASLSEAVQAACMLRYQKCLDARPPSLASCLPTPPADSVARRVKKGVQSLLGSFKSYRSGSQSP; translated from the exons ATGGGTGGCCATGATGATGAAGACATGTCATATGTtgtgaataaacaaaaacaagatgaagaGCTAAAGAACAAGCTGAATGACAGCAGCCACTGGTGCGACCAGGAGTCCACTGGCAACAATGCCAAGTGGGTCAAAGAAGGCCGGAACCAGCTGCGGAAAGTAGCCGAGAACCAGCAGGACCAGGACCACAACTGCAATATCAGCCAGAATGGGAACAAAGAAGACTTCCCTCATCAGACCACCACTCAGGAAGAACAACAGGGAAACGAGGACCAGACCAAGTCTCCCAAAATAGCAATGACCCCTGGTCTCAGTCAGGAGGAGTCCAAGAACATCCTTAATGAGCCGTTACTCATCGACACTCTGGAGCCTACAgaagagaaagataaagagagagaagaagatggcaaagagaaggaaaacaaatcagaggaagatgaagagacaTCAGGTGATACCAGAGGAGTGACAGACGAACAGAGTAATGTGGAGTCTCAGAGAGAGGGCAGTGTTGTGGGGAGAAATGCCTGCCTCCTGTTCTCCAACATGAATGGGACACCAAATGATGAAGAGGCCAGCTGGCCTGCACTGTCTCAGGACAACACAGCTGAGGGCTCTCCAAATGGCAACAGAG AGTCCTTTTGGGATTCCAGTGCTTTtgagacagacacagacctGCCTTCAGGATGGATGAGGGTGCGAGATACATCAGGCACATACTACTGGCACATCCCCACAGGCACCACCCAGTGGGAGCCTCCTTCACCCCTGGGTAAAGTTGATGACTCCATGATGTCCTCGACTATGTCCCTGGAGACTACACCCTGTGAGGAGCCTGAG GAATCCTGGGCTCAGCTTTCCAGCACAGATGAAGGAGCTGGCGAAGGGGAACTATGGAAG gaggagggagaggttGCATCTGATCAAAGTCTGAAGGAGTTTGAGGGGGCAACTCTACGCTATGCATCCATCAACCTGAA TTACAATTACTCCCAGtctgaggaagaagaaaagcttGCCCCACTCTGCACAGATTTAGAAACTAAG TGTTTTGCAGTGCGTTCCCTGGGTTGGGTAGAGATGTCTGAGGAGGACATGGCACCCGGCAAGAGCAGTGTTGCTGTCAACAACTGCATCAGACAGCTCTCTTATCATAAACACAACCTTCATGACACTGCTGGTATCTGGGGAGAG GGTAAGGATATGCTGATGGTCCTGGAGAATGACACTATGAACTTGATCGACCCACTGGGCCAGACTCTGCTTCATGCTCAACCGATTGGCAGCATCCGTGTTTGGGGTGTTGGCAGAGACAACGGCAG GGAAAG GGATTTTGCTTATGTGGCCCGAGACAACCTGACCCAAGTTCTGAAGTGTCATGTTTTCCGCTGTGACTCACCTGCCAAGAACATAGCCACCAGCTTACATGAGATGTGTTCAAAG ATAATGATGGAGAGAAAGGCGACCAAGCCAGGAGTGAGCAGGCTCAGCTCTGACCCGAGTAACCCTGTGGTCATCCCGGTTGAAG AGTTTCCTGCTCCAAAAAATGAACTCTTCCAGCACTTCCATGTTTATTACCTTGGTTGTGAGTCTGTGGCTAAGCCAGTTG GTATGGATGTAATAAATGATGCGCTTGAGGTAGCAGTGAATAGTAAAGATAAAAGTGAATGGACTCCTGTCTCTGTGAATGTCGCACCAGCCACCCTCACAATACTTTCAAAACAg AATGAGGAGGTGCTGTCAGAGTGCAGGGTGCGTTTCCTGTCTTTCATGGGTGTGGGAAAGGACGTCCACACCTTTGCTTTCATCATGGCGGAGGGTCCCAGAGACTTCACCTGTCACATGTTTTGGTGTGAACCCAACGCTGCCAGTCTGAGTGAGGCTGTGCAGGCTGCCTGCATG ctTCGCTACCAGAAATGTTTGGATGCACGTCCGCCCAGCCTAGCCTCCTGCCTGCCCACTCCTCCTGCTGACTCTGTGGCTCGACGGGTCAAGAAGGGGGTGCAGAGTCTGCTGGGCAGCTTTAAGAGCTACAGGTCAGGCTCTCAGTCCCCTTGA